A segment of the Melopsittacus undulatus isolate bMelUnd1 chromosome 13, bMelUnd1.mat.Z, whole genome shotgun sequence genome:
AGATGATAAGGAAAAGTAACAGCCCCAGAATAAtgaagtgattaaaaaaatggCCTTGTCTCTGTGAAAGGAGAGCCAAAAAGTGAGAAAGCTGAGCTACTGCAAGATGCTGAGTGGGggaaaaatgtcaaaacatcCCAAAATTgcataaaaaaaattgtagtCCATGGTGGAAGCAAAAGGAATAGTTTTGTCACCTCAGCAGGCTTTTCCATCAGGCCCATAGCAGGACAGTGCTGGAAGTTGGCTAGACTTTTGACCAGGCTTCACGTTTCCAAAAGCACGTTTTACTTTCTTATGCTTTTACAACCTAATCCTATAATTTTGTTTGAGCTACAACTATTTGTTTCTGTCCTGCCTTACaacatgaaagaaaggaaatacagattttactGGCTCCCTCCAGGTGTACAGCAACGGTAAACACATGGATTTCCTCTCAATTGCCATCCAGTTCTTCTGACATCCAGGATAAAGTGCTCACAGGCTGCTTGTCCTCAGACAGAGTGGCTTTAGCGTAGCCTCCTCCCTAGAGGGTCTCAAAAAATGGCAGAACTGATCAGAAATCTTGTCAgaacttttttcctccctgtgttCTCCACTGTTACTGAAGTCATACTTCTCGTTTTTAGGCCTAAATACAAAGTGAATAAGAATGTCAATAGTCACAGTTCAGCTTGGTCAATGTGGGAATCAGATTGGTCATGAGGTGTTTAACACTATCTGTAGTGACGTCCGTGACACACATGGGTTGTGTTCCAAGAAGGAGAATGAATCCTACCGTGATGCTTCCAAAGAACGTTTTTTCTGCGAGGAGCAATCTGAAGGTACAGCATTTAAGTGCTTGTTTCCCACACAGGGTCTGTTTTCCAGCCTAATAGCCTAAAGAATATGTAAATAATAGAAGTCCTTAACCTTCAGCTGAAGAATGAGTTTTATCTTCAGTCTTGAAGAATTGTCACAACCCTCTGCCTTCAAAACATTGGTAACAACCATGGAAGCACAATTTATGTAGTAAATGCCTGAGACCACAGAGCAACTGTGCCAGTAATGCAGTATAAATGCATACATCATCTTTCCTTCCAAATCTGCACTTTTCCTGTAGATGGATCACACCACGGAGTAGGACCCAGGGTATCTGAATTTGGTGTTACCAAACACATTAAGTGGATTCTTCCCTTAAAGATATATGGTCTCTAGAGCTCAGATTTGTCTTTGGAATAAATGATGGTTAACCAGACTTTGCGAGGTCCTTCTTTCTGTACTTAGTGTGCCATTAATAGTTTGTCTTATGTGGAAGGAATACAATCTGGGCTGTGGTGCACGTTCATCCATCTTACAGAAACATGTTCTAATATTGGCACATTATTCttagttctgtttgtttttcttcctgtccaGTACCTGTTGCCCGGGCTGTGCTTATTGATATGGAACCTAAGGTAATCAGCCAAACCTTATCATTGGCTGCCAGGTCTGGCTACTGGAAATATGATGATGGATCACACTTCAGTCAGAAGCAGGGATCTGGGAACAACTGGGCAAATGGGTATGAATAATGGTTTTAAGCTTCACTGGGGACTATAGAGGCTATTGAGCTGTCTAAACCCTCTAGGAGTGGTAGTATTGCAGCTGTGTGAGATAGAGTGTCTAACATTAACTTGATTTATATTTAAGTTAAAGCAGCAATATATAGAGCAATGAAATTTCTAAACTGTCTTCTGCAAGATGAAACTggtatttaaaatgtaacattttagAATCGATTTAGATTAAATCAAATTAGATTTAAGAATAGGAAACAATCAGGACAGTTTATAAACTGCTGTTTTGCAAAATATCACTCAAGGACTGTTTACTGCAGATAGAATGGATGACAATGTGAGGTTATATAAATAAGAAAAGTATGCTTCATGAATAGCTTCacctttctgcttttattttgatatAAACTGCCACATCTTGCTGTCTTGTTTGTTATTCAACAGTTATTCTGTTCACGGGCCTAGACACAAAGAAGTAATAATGGATCTGGtgcaaaaagaagcagaaaaatgtgatCGACTTGCTGGATTTTTCACTATCATGAGCATGGCTGGTGGTACAGGGTCTGGCTTGGGAGCATTTGTGACCCAGTGTTTAAGAGATGCTTTTCCAACCTCGTTTCTACTAAACCATGTTATCTGGCCCTACAGCACTGGTGAGGTGAATGTTGTATTTCCCAGAGACACTCTACAAGTCGATAGTCACTGTTTACTTCTAAACATACAGTAATTGTAACTGAAACTAGGAAAGAGgcacattttacttttaaaaaatgcaacataACAGAAAGTAACACAGCTAATGAATTGTTTGCTAATATTTGGTACATGTTGCTTCacacccccaaaaaagaaaattcttgaGAAGTGCTCAAGTATGATGCAGTTTCATGAGAAGCTCTACAAGAGAAGTAGAAATCTGCTGTTATGGTAATATCTCAGGATTATAATCAGTTCCCAGACAGATTTTATTGGTATGTTTGTGTGAAGTGAGATTGATAACATGATTTTCACAGGTCTTGCTCTCTTTCCATGAAAAAactctgtttgtttgtttccaggTTATTGTTCAAAACTACAACTCTGTTTTGACTCTGTCACATCTGTACAAGTCAGCAGATGCTCTTCTTGTTCATGAGAATGATGTTGTCCACAAGATCTGTGCTCAGCTGATGAACATTAAACAGATATCCTTCAAGGATATAAATCAAGTCATTGCACATCAACTGGGGAGTGTTTTCCAGCCCACTTACACAGCAGAAGGTGGCTTGCACTACAGCAGAAACCCATTAGGTATGTAAATACAATATAGCTGTCTAGTGCAAACTCACACACCTTTCTGTAATCATTTCATATTGTAAATTTAAGTTCTTCAGGCTCCTTACTCAAGTGTTCAGATACATCCCAAGTTGTAAGATAGGAAAAGTGAAGCAAAAGACTGAATCAGAACTTCAGTCTCAGTTTTGTAGCAGAGTTAAAAATAGATCCCCCAGCTTCTGGTTTCATTCTTTACCAAAAGAACCCTGGTTTCTCCTTTTTCAAGACACTCTTGTAGCTGTTTTACATTTCAGAGGCAATTTGCACAGGACAGTAATTCTGAGCTGAGTTTTAAGTTTCACATTAGAAGTTTGCATAAACTGAAACAGTCTGTGTTTCATAACATAACCTGAAAGGTTTGTGTTTGGCTCAAGCAGAAGACAGGCTAGCATACAACTTTGTAGCAACAAGCTGAC
Coding sequences within it:
- the TUBD1 gene encoding tubulin delta chain isoform X1 → MSIVTVQLGQCGNQIGHEVFNTICSDVRDTHGLCSKKENESYRDASKERFFCEEQSEVPVARAVLIDMEPKVISQTLSLAARSGYWKYDDGSHFSQKQGSGNNWANGYSVHGPRHKEVIMDLVQKEAEKCDRLAGFFTIMSMAGGTGSGLGAFVTQCLRDAFPTSFLLNHVIWPYSTGEVIVQNYNSVLTLSHLYKSADALLVHENDVVHKICAQLMNIKQISFKDINQVIAHQLGSVFQPTYTAEGGLHYSRNPLGDLMETLVPHPEFKMLGLRNIPQMPENSLAYSTFSWPGLIKHLRQMLIANAKMEEGIDWQVQPPRLGSSIPSSHSTNKPLHFNTSIANLVILRGKDMHSVDLGSFQDPSLYTSWLNPKDAFHSWKTLRAFNKYEKSASLVSNSQFLLKPLDNVVGKAWNMFASKAYIHQYTKFGIEEEDFLDSFTALEQVISSYSSL